A stretch of the Taeniopygia guttata chromosome 37, bTaeGut7.mat, whole genome shotgun sequence genome encodes the following:
- the LOC140681572 gene encoding olfactory receptor 14A16-like, translating to MSNSSSISHFLLLALADTRQLQLLHFCLFLGISLAALLGNGLIISAVACGHHLHTPMFFFLLNLALSDLGSICTTVPKAMHNSLWDTRNISYKGCAAQVFLLIFFMGTEFCLLTIMCYDRYVSICKPLHYGTLLGSRACAHMAAAAWASAFLNALMHTANTFSLPLCHGNALGQFFCEIPQILKLSCSKSYLRKFGLLLISVCLALGCFVFIVFSYVQIFRAVLRIPSEQGQHKAFSTCLPHLAVVSLFLSTIMFAHLKPPSMSSPSLDLALSVLYSVVPPALNPLIYSLRNQELKAAVWRLMIGWFQKH from the coding sequence atgtccaacagcagctccatcagccacttcctcctgctggcactggcagacacgcggcagctgcagctcctgcacttctgcctcttcctgggcatctccctggctgccctcctgggcaacggcctcatcatcagcgccgtagcctgcggccaccacctgcacacgcccatgttcttcttcctgctcaacctggccctcagcgacctgggctccatttgcaccactgtccccaaagccatgcacaattccctctgggacaccaggaacatctcctacaAAGGATGCGCTGCTCAGGTTTTTCTGCTCATCTTCTTCATGGGAACAGAGTTTTgcctcctgaccatcatgtgctacgaccgctacgtgtccatctgcaaacccctgcactacgggaccctcctgggcagcagagcttgtgcccacatggcagcagctgcctgggccagtgcctttctcaatgctctcatgcacacagccaatacattttccctgcccctgtgccatggcaatgccctgggccagttcttctgtgaaatcccacagatcctcaagctctcctgctccaaatcctacctcaggAAATTTGGGCTTCTTCTTATTAGTGTGTGTTTAGCacttggttgttttgtgttcatagttttctcctatgtgcagatcttcagggctgtgctgaggatcccctctgagcagggacagcacaaagccttttccacctgcctccctcacctggccgtggtctcctTGTTCCTCAGCACTATTATGTTTGCTCATCTGAAGCCTCCctcgatgtcctccccatccctggatctggccctgtcagttctgtactcggtggtgcctccagccctgaaccccctcatctacagcctgaggaaccaggagctcaaggctgcagtgtggagactgatgaTTGGATGGTTTCAGAAACATTGA